A stretch of Telopea speciosissima isolate NSW1024214 ecotype Mountain lineage chromosome 11, Tspe_v1, whole genome shotgun sequence DNA encodes these proteins:
- the LOC122646747 gene encoding non-specific lipid transfer protein GPI-anchored 9-like, whose translation MIAGDTKCLCSIFNNTELLKKFEVTQEDLLKLPKGCGLSVDIALCNKGTDGNSTDTKNSVNGLSPFSGLGFIATFVALLSALI comes from the exons atGATTGCAGGTGACACGAAATGCCTGTGTAGTATCTTCAACAATACAGAGCTTTTGAAGAAATTCGAAGTTACACAAGAAGATCTTTTGAAGCTTCCAAAGGGTTGTGGACTCAGCGTTGATATTGCTCTGTGTAACAAAG gTACTGATGGCAACTCTACTGACACGAAAAATTCAGTAAATGGACTCTCTCCTTTCAGTGGACTTGGTTTTATTGCTACATTTGTAGCTCTTTTGTCAGCATTAATCTAG